GATGAGCAAGAGGTCAAAGTTCACAAGAAGCTATAAGATACAACATTTACCTCAGGTACAGTAATGCCTTCAGAATAGTATTCTTGCACCACCGCAGAGCATGTAAAACTGCTGCGGACATAGCAGTACTGACATTTCACTCATCTTCATTATCAACAATGAATAGCCGAAAAGCTAAAATAAAAAACCTTCCTTAGTCACTCATTACAATACCAGTAACACATTTCAGCTTTTGCCATACAGTTGTCTTTGTGTACAATAATAATTTTAAATATGAATTGAACAAAACCTTCATAGTTCAACAAACTACTGCCATAACAATATGTATTTACATAGGAAAATATTACTTGCCCAGTGACATTATTTTTGTTTCGGTTGTCCAATTTAGCGTTGTTTATTATTACAATTTATAAGGACTCAATAGTATTAGTGTGGACCAATCAGTGTTTAAGGGCCTGctgaatatatattatatttctcAAACGTTCTGCTGCAACTGTAACTGTTGGGCAAGTACCAGAATTCATTTGGACCAGAGTTTGTTTTGCATCTTTATAGACTGCCAAACACTCCAGGATCTTATTTGGGTCTATTTGTGAAAACACTTTTAAATCACCCACCAAACGCTCATCATTGCATGTAGGTCACAAAATACTGAACATAGTGAGGATTCAAAACAGTAATTGGCAAAATGAGGTTAGAAGCCTAGTTGCATGGCATTTTCTTTTCTGTACTTTCCTCGTCTCCATGCAGCATCTCATCCAACATCACATTATTTAATTCATCAGACATATTTACAATGTCAAAACGTTGTAGTTCGCTGATTTAATACAATAAAGCCATAAACTATTCCTTGAATGGGTCAAATGTggttttttttattattgaagAATTCAGTCCACACGCAGTTTGGTGCTGTGTAACCATTGCATTGATTCTTGCTTGACTGTGATTGAAGTTGAGAGCATTGTTGAGGTGCTCTTAGGCGATCATTTGAATGACTCACaatgtgtactgtacatgttttcAAGTAGCAGTACTATGAGGTTTTCACAATTTATAGATTTCTCTGCGTATGAAACAGGGCAGGGGACACCAGCTTTGTCTAGCATGATGGTATAGTTGACCTAATTTCTCTTTGCCACAAAAGTTAAACACTAACTCCCAACAGCTATGAAGCTGCTTGATTTACGTCCCACTTTTCATACATGTGAAACTAAATGCATCATGAGATTAACCTTTTATAAGTTAATGAATCTTACATTTACTTGTTCTTTTACAGGCATACACTGTTGAACAGAAGAGTTTAAGTGGCAAAGAGAAGAGTTTAAATGAGGAAGAGGATATTTTAAATGAGGAAAAGAAGACTTTATGTGATGAAGAGAAGAGATTAAGTGATGAAGAGAAGCCTTTATGTGCAGCAGGGAATCCTCGCAGCCTGGGGAATCCTCACCGCAAAAGGAATCCTCACCGCGAAAGGAATTCTCTTTGCAAAGATGAGATTCCTCTATGCGAAGAGAATCATTTACACAAGGAAGAGAAACATTCTCTACACAATAAAGAGAAGACTTCATGTGGTGGAGATAATACTTCATGCGATGTGGAGAAGACTTTATGTGACATGGAAAGAGCTTTATGTGACATAAAGAAGGGTGCTGAGGAAAGCAGTTTGAGTGGTGACGAGATTCACGAAAACAGTTCAGGTGATGAGGTAGAACGGCAAAGACTTGATTCAAATGTTCCAAGTGGGTCAGATCCTCTTCCATCTAATGCAGAAAGCTCATGCGAGGATGAATATGAGCAGTACCCTCCAAAAACGGCACAAGCTAAAAAAACTTGCCGCAAAATATTTGCGCCACGGAAAGGTACACGGTCAAGCTTACGTTCCAGCACAAAAATGACAGTCAGCGCATGTAGTACGATAGATGGTGATGATAAGGGAAAATTGGACAAAAAGTACTTCTGCCTTTATTGCAATGAACCGCACCATAACATTGCAAGACATTTAGAAAGGATGCACGCAGAAGAAGCAGCTGTTGGTCATGCTATCAGCTTCCCAAAACTCTCCAAAATCAGGTCTCTGTTGCTTGACCAACTCCGTAACAAAGGCAACGATCAACACAACTTAGAAATTCTTCAATGTGGAGATGAAGTTGTGACAAAGAAAATACCCTCTTACAGTGGTGCTTCTGTGCGTGACTACCTACCCTGCCAACACTGTGTAGCTTTTTTTAACAAAATAGATTTATGGAAGCATGAGAGCTCATGTAATGCCAGAAAAGGACAAGATGAAACGAGGGGTGGAAAAAGAGTGAGGATCCAGGCTGCGTCCTCTCAACTTGCTCCATTGCCTGTCTATTCTACTGGAGGATGTGAAGAAATAATACACAATATGAATCAAGATGACATCTCATGCCACATCAAAAATGATCCCCTCATATGTAAATATGGCAATGCACTATCTGCAAAGCATGGTCATGCCAAGTCACAGTTTACTTACATTGGTTCAAAAATGAGGGAATTGGCTAGATTTGTACTTAATGTAAATGAGATGGACTGTGATGTCCAATACTTGCATGAAGTATGTGTACCATCCAAATTCAAATTGGCCGTTCATGCTGCCAGGAAAATGAGTGGTCATGACCCTGCCTCCGACAGGTACAAGACCCCATCTCTTGCTTTAAAGATTGGCTATTCCTTGAAAAGAGCTACCGAAATAGCTTTTGGGGAGAGTCGTATGACAGAGAACCGTGAGGCAGAGGAACAAGCCAAAAGGTTCATTGAACTTCTTGAAAACGATTGGAATAACTGTTTTTCCGGTCTATCCCTCAGCGCTGTCCCTCAGTGTGATGAAGTTGATGTGTCTTCACTAACTGAGGATTTGATCAAACTTCAGAAGTTTCTCAAGGTTGCAGAGGACACAGCGAAGAAAGAATTGCTGGAGAACCCCACCAACACTGTCTGGAAAAAGCTCAATGAAACTCTTCTTGCAGAAATAGCTCTCTTCAACAGAAAAAGGACAGGCGAAGTTGCGAAAATGCTGTTGGAAACGTACACAAACAGGAAGAAATCTCCAGCTAGTGCAGACATTTTCAATAACCTCTCAAGGCTGGAGCAGGAGCTTGGAGACGACAAATTAACCAGGTTGGAAATAGAAGGCAAAAATGGTAGGAAAATGCCAGTCCTACTAACGGAGAGGATGATCTCATCTCTTGAGATCCTTATTGCAAACAGAGACAAAGTTGGTGTGTCAAAGGACAACCCTTATGTCTTTGCACGTAGCCTGGATGCAGCAAGCTACATCCGAGGGTTTGACTGTCTGAGGAAGTGTGCACATGAGTGTGATGCAAAGAATCCTGAAAGTCTGATCCATGCGACAGTGAGGAAAGAGGTTGCTATCCATTGCCAAATACTAAACTTGAATGAAAGTGAATTGGATCAGGTGGCAAAGTTATTGGGACATGACACCCAGGTCCATAAAGAGTACTACAGGCTCTCTGAAAATGCTGCACATCTAGCAGAAATCAGCAAACTGCTGCTTGCAATGGATCAGGTTCCAGTGGTAATTCCAGGGCCATCTGAGGAAAGGGTTGTTTCTCCTACATATGGTGAGTATTAGTTGCTTTACAGGGTATTTGGAGAAAATGTCCATTGTGTTTTAAGGGGTTAAATGATAAATTCAGTGGAAAAATCTGTTGTTTTTGTGCCATTTACATGTTCACGAGACCTACATTTTTGAGAAGCTGGCAACTTATTACTCTATAGTGTTTGCTCTGTTCCTCTTCACAATATATGATAATGGCACATGTTCATGAATCCTTTTCTTCTGTTTCTATTCATTTCATAGGGACATCTTCTGCAGGGACATATCCAGCTGGGACAGATACTGGTAGGATATATCCTACCGAGACATGTCCTACTGGGTCATCATATCCTACAGAGACGTATTCAGCGAAGTCATATACTGTGGAGGCACAGCCTTCAAGGTCATATCATGCTGGGACATATCCTGAGAAGTCATATCCTTCAGGATTACAATCTGTGATGTCATATTCTGCGGGGACAGATTCTGCGAGAGCATATCCTACCGTGACACATCCTGCAGGGACCTATCCAGCAGGTTCATATGTTGCAGGGACATATACTGCAGAGACACATGATGCAAGATCATATCCTGCAAGTGCGTATACTTCGGGGACGAATCCTGTCAGGTCATATCCTGAAGGGACATATGCTGCAGGGAACCATTTTGTGGGTACACAACTTGCTAGGTCATATCCTGACGGAACATATCCTGCACAGACACTTCCTGCACAAACACTACCAGCGCATACAGTTATTACGCCAACACTTCATGCCCAGACACTTCCAACGCAGACGCTTCCTGTTGGGGCAGTTCCTGAGGGGACAGGTAAGGTGGGCACAGTGTGGAAACGGAGACCGTGGAGTGATGCTGCTAAGGCTGCGGTGAAGCGTCAGTTAGGACACTTTATCTCAATGATGGAGGTTCCAGGTAAACGGGACTGTGAAGTATGCCTCCACAATGAACCAGCTGTACGAGACAGGACATGGAGAGATATCAAAAACTATGTGCACAACACAGTAAAATCTATCAAAAGGAAGAAGGGTCTTACAAGAGTGGACCCCACTCAACAGACAAAGAAAGGAGCggcaaagaaagaaaaagaaacgGAGGCAAAGAGTGCTAAGGAAAGAGTTGGTGGAACAATGATCGTATCTGCACAGGAGAGACTAGAGGCAGGTCCTGTTGCAATACCAAGGAAACAGAGAATTTGGGGTGATGAGGCTCAGGCTGCGGTCAGGCGGCAGCTAGGAGACTTCACTAAACTGATGAAGATTCCAGGTAAAAAGGAATGTGATGCATGTATTGCAGCTGAACCAGTTCTACAAGGCAGGACATGGAAAGATGTAAAAAACTATGTGCATAACACATTAATGACAATGTGCAGGAGGCATATTTCAGGCAAACAAAACATGGATAGTGAAAAACCAATTCCTGTGACACAGAAACCAGGGATGCAACAGAGTCCAGTTGTGCATCAGAAACCAGGTGTGCCGTTGGGACATCCAGAAGATTGTCCTGTTTATCTGTCCTTATGATTGCCTTGAACTAGTTTGAAAACCTCACACAGTTGAAGGTATGcaaggatggagaaagagagaagatagCTTTTGATTTAATCTGACTCTGATCTCACTTCGTGAAGTAAAGCAAGAATTAAGTATCTACTTCATTCTACGAACGTATCCGTAGCAACTACATAGTGATATATTATGCATGCAAACTTGTTTCTCAGATGTTGAAATTCTCAACTACAAAATTCCATTGTGACAATGCATTATGTGGTGCCAAAACTCAGTATTTTGCTATGGGCTACACATTTGCAACCTTGGGGAAAGGGGGCAAGGAAGGATGGAATCATACATTTTTGTTATTAAAAAAATTCCAATGGCCCTTTACAAAGGCTGTCAAACTGAATCTTCTGGGTCAGCAATGGCAACAAGGCCTCATGGACGTACATTTGGAATCCAAACGCACCACACGTTTCGATTGAACCATGTTGCATAAAAATGGCCACAATAACTGACTGAAATGCAGTATATGCTCCACATGGATAGATAACATGGACCAAGTACAGTGCAtaatgtttagttttttttaacaACTTCGTAGATTGTTGTGCAAATCTATACAGTTAAACTGTTGACTTTAGCTTTTTGATCACAATACTGGTATACTTTACTTTCACCAAATGGTTCTGGATCCAGAtgtacaaaatgttttgtgtataTGTCTAGGTTAGGTTTTGAGTAAAAACAACTGACCAGCAAACCTGGGAATTTAGCAGGTTATTCCTGGTTGAAGTGCGGTGTGAATGGGTTTCATGGGTCCATCTGTGCTAGCTGCACATTCTACATTGTCACCTCACTcaaaccttcctattttttgggGCGGCTAATATCATGATATGGTCAAACAGTAAAGTTCATTATCCTCATTCCTGTAATATTAGTGCCCACCTGCCCCTGTTTCGCTGGGGCCTGCTGATGTGATAAGTGTGAGCCATTCTCTCTGGTAGAAAAACACATGTTCTGGTTGTGCAACAATAAGGAGGTCTCAGCTTTCTGTAGGTATACTTTTCTAAACTCAATATTGAGCTCAGTAGCAACTATTTTACAAACAATATTTTATATGGCTTTCAGATACGGAGTGGGGAGTGAAATACGCATTGAATATTGTGAGGGCATATAGGTCTCATTGGAGTTTTCGGGACGTTACATTTACTGATCAATACATGGCTACTAGTAGTGGGTATCATGTTTAGAGTTAGCAATCTAGTGTGTTTTGAATTTCCACTTCCACAGATGTTGAATTAGCCCCAAATGTATGTTGTAGATGAAGGCAAATTCATCTTTATTGAAAAAGAAAAACATTCATATAACAATTTCCATATTGTCACCCCAAAATCCATGCCATTCGTGGGATTATGTTGCACATCAAAATATCTTGAATCATGCATTCCTGATTGGACATGTTAGATTAAACAACGTATTTCTTGAATAGCATCTCGGTGTAGTCTATTACAAAAAATAACTATGACTGACTTTATAAGATGAGTACAAACATTTTGTATTGCATGACGCTGCAATTTTTGTGGGTTGTGACTAAATCATGGGCTGGTGCAACCAACTGAAAAAGTTCGGCACAGTTCAGATGCCAAATGTATGGCGAGTCGAACTGAATAGAAATGAAAAGCAGGCTGTCATGGTTGAGAGCTTTTCTTGACTTACCAACAGTGCAGACTTTCTTGTTGGTTTTGGGTTGAATTCAGGCATAACAGTGACCTTATGTGTTGAAGAAACCACAAGGTTTATTGCACTAAAAGGGCCATGTCCGACGAGGCGCACTGCGTGGTTTCACACGGCACTCTATCCCTGCTCCTCCAAAGAGAAAGTTACATATTGTTTTGTTCGGTGCGGCGATGCGGAGTGGTGTTTGAACTAGGGCCTAGTGCCACCAGGGGAAAATGCTAGTCTGGAGCCACGGGTTTATGTACGAAATATGTGCCCAGCTAAGAGAGTATGGCTTGATGTTTGAGCCGCTTAAAATCCAATCATGTCAAGAAGAATGTTTAGATGAAGACTGCTCCATTGTAAATTGTTACTTATTATAAATACAAGGTATACTTACACAATTCATACTCGATTGCTTTGGAAGCATGGTTGAGTTTATTATCATGGATATTGTATTTATGTTATTAACGTTAGCGAACTAGCTATCTAGGAGTCCTAGCTACCGGTATGTATCAGTAGTTTGTTTTATATtcgtttttatgtgtgtgtgtgtgtgtatatatatatatatatatagatatattttttttctccccaatttcgatctcaTCAGTGACACGTTCAGATCCTATCAAAGGGCCCATTTATGGATGCATCCCGATTTTCCACCCTTCACCCAAAGTGACTGGGAGTGTAAACTCTTTGAAAGAAGTGTGGAATCCGCACTCAGCGTGAGTGATATCTGATGGGGTTGGCAAGAACGGGTGCACTTTTATTAGCAATCCCTTTACATCGCAAGTTTGTGAAGGCTAGTTTATGGTTCCTAAACCAAAGCCTTGTTTATGGTCACTAGTAACTTTACAGTAATGGTCACTAAAGTTGGATGACTTCCCATCCAATTTGAGTCAGTTTTTGGTTCTCCTATCCACTCCTTTGGCCAAAGTTGACTATTGATAAGAAACTGAAATCTGCCTTAACAATTGGAAACAGATCCTTTGTTCTGCATGTGGAATTAGTTTCAGATTCACACACACAACCTAGGCTATTTCTCTTATACATGTGTTTTCTACTAAATATTATGGGAATTATTAGGCATTATCTGAACATGTACTTGTTTTATTGCTTCTTGTCAAACGATAAACATTTCAACTTTTTAAATTAATGTTGCTATTATTCACTACGGTCTTAACCATATTGATTCACAGTAGCTGTTTAAGTTCCTCAACACTAATTTAGGCTGACTAACTTGTATAGGGTTTGACGGCTGTTGCTTCTTTGTATTATTTGATCCGCTTGCCTACTAGATAATGTTACTATTGCAAGTAAACCTTTGTTGCTTCTAATTGGATCAAGGAGGAATAATGTAAATAAATTAGTTCATAGTTGTCAGTTCATGTTGTAACTGCATAAGGTCTGCCAGTGTTGGGTGTTAACTGAGAACAATTGTCGGGGGTTTAAACCACACCCCACTATTTACTGTCCAAAGACATGGACATTATtgcttaaatagttttttttcaccAACATGTATTTGTTATCAAGCTGCCTTTTGTTACCACCTGGTGCTTATTGTGTTTATTGTAAGATACTATATTTGCGCCATTAATAAATTGTTACTTGACGTAAACTTTCTAAGCCGCAAGACATGCTCTTTCAGTTCTGAGAATATTCATACAGCTTACTTGATGTCCATTAGTGTTCCAACAGGGATTTGGAATTGTAACGGTTATGGAAAACCGCTTTGAGATTTCATGATGTTGTAATACTAGGaatctacactacatgacaaaagtatgtggacacctgcttgttaaacatctcattctaaaatcatagGCATTCATGtggagtaccccccccccccccccgctgctaCAGCAGCCctttccactacatgttggaatattgctgcggggacttgcttccattcagccacaagagcattagtgaggccggGCACTGATATTGGGCGATTATTCCAGACCATTATTACTCCAACAAACTTTAtaattggcactatgcatttgggcaggtagcattctcctggcatgcTCCAAACccagtccgttggactgccagatggtgaagcatgattcatcacagAGAACAcatctccactgctccagagtccaatggcggcgagctttacacaacAAGCccacgcttggcattgcacatggtgtaGCTgttcgaccatggaaacccatttcattaagctcttGACAAACCGTTATTGCGCTGATGTTGCCTctagaagcagtttggaactctgtagtgagtgttgcaacagaggacagaatTTTTACGCACGTCagcggtccagttctgtgagcttatgtggcctatcactttgcagctgagccgttgttgctcctagacgtttccagtTCACAATAAaaaacacttacagttgactgggtcagctctagcagggcagaaattcgacaaactgacttgtttgaggcatcctatgactgcgatgttgaaagtcactgagctcttcagtaaggccattctactgtcaatgtttgtgtatggagattgcatggcggtgtgctcgattttatacacgtcagcaacggatgtggcagAAATGgatgaatccactaatttgaagtggtgtccacatacttttgtaaatatagtATATTGCCATTGCTCAGTGCTTTATGCTTTTACATACTTAAAAACCTTTTGGATGAAAAGACAACACCCTAGGTAAGTCGATAATAGTTCACTTTTTTGAAAGCTTAACTTCTCTTTTTTTTTAGTTCTATAAACAATTAGCTGTACAGATACATTTGgattccttcccctctccccataGTGTTTGCTACCAGAGGCTATGGAAAGCTCTGGTCCTCAGTAATGAAGGAGTTTGTGTTGCCTCCTGCAGGACTCCAGCGGTATGTCCCtgagtatgttggcagcagcaggGGGACAGGATGACATCCTGAGGCTCCTGATAAAGAAGGGGGTGAAGGTGAACGGACGGCAGAAGAACGGAACCACTGCCCTAATGCACGCTGCAGAGAAGGTAACACATGATGGACTGGTTTAAACCGCCTCATTACAAACAGTCTAGTCTACACACATGTATACACTACTCTTGTTTGTATGTAAATGTCTTTTGCAAGGTTTACTTACTTAACCCTCTCCTTTCTTTTTTTTCATTTCAGAACTTCCTGACCACAGTTGCTATCCTCCTGGAGGCAGGGTCATATGTCAACGCTCCGACACTGGGAGGAGAGACGGCCCTGATGAAGGTACGGCGGAGGAAGGAAAAAAACGGGGGCGATGAAGACAAATACTGTGTTTAATTAGAAATCAACATATCACCCCTGAAGCACAGAGATTAAGTTAATCAATGACTCCTATTTGTAAATATCCTAATTTCTGCTAAAGTCCTGTGTTAGACTTATCGCAATAGTTCCTTACCAGTAGCCTCTGTTCTTCAGGCTTGTAAGAGGGGGAATGCTGACGTGGTGCGCCTCCTACTGGAGTACGGGGCCGACTGTAACATCCTGTCCAAACACAAGAATACGGCCATGTACTTTGCCAAGGTTAGCAACAACCTGCTTGTGTACGACCTCATCAAGGACCACATCAACATGTGAGTGTTGCTGCcatgtctctctcactcttgctctGTCAACTTATGAGTTAGTATGTATAAATAAAGGTACATATATATGTAAGAGTTAAGATGGTATACTGTAACCCCACATACTGTTAGCAGCAAAGTGATATCTTattctccctcacacacacacacacacacacacacacacacaggttatcaaGTGTGGCAGAGGACACTATCCGGGCATTCTTTGAGACTCGGCTGGCCCTGCTGGAGCCGGTGTTCCCTCTGGCCTGTCACAGACTGTGTGAGGGACCAGACTTCTCTCTGGAGTTCGGCTACAAACAATCGCCTCACACACCTGGAGAGGGTAGGATTCACCTACAAACAGTGCTAATCACCTGCACACACTGTTTTGGGGGGTTAGGTAAAACATTTAatctctctccttccaggctccGGTATCCTGCTCTTCATCTTCCATGCTAACTTCCTGAGTGAGATCACAGCCAGGCTGTGTGGGCCCTGCAGTGTCCACGCCGTGGTGCTCAACG
The genomic region above belongs to Oncorhynchus mykiss isolate Arlee chromosome 3, USDA_OmykA_1.1, whole genome shotgun sequence and contains:
- the LOC110520399 gene encoding uncharacterized protein LOC110520399 isoform X1, which codes for MAEKPEAGDSEDEVEDVYEVERIIDMRTEEGEVLYRVRWKNYSSDDDTWEPEAHLEDCREVLLGYKRALAEAKVTKDQDAKKCMKLPMKSDVFDADSDSDSDIDKPTDLHVKKKKKKKPREEDEEEAPPLKEKRKKKKDKRKEDFRPRPAPESDEEELSPPPTPGRGTKMSDSKKRFVDSDEEEEAPVPSKKHRKDKTKDGGKHWKKENGEEGKKKKKKKKDRRGDLESTEDEATAPLEEELSEGPSESQTDDTTTTEKSRADDKPKNKKGKSELKLQGIKDFLQDKKGKKLETSSPMLSASGLAKLKSLTSSKSQGRDEPTPTSDSSDTPAPAQVHKKAKGKSHETTPAPPKIPSSSSSSSSSSSGAGASTSKTVEESKVVVGGDKEPTASTNLFEKFLLNCEAKDRVPRKQMVHQPTTTENTKPPKLIGKIEKRTKPTKESPARKPEPDKSKHTDAFRPSQSPGAMETGDRAEAEEEPAQKSKFGGEDRREEAQRWERRTQEDDRRRRRREDSEPRLFIACDDNQDPLESADKSDKGQASLNLGMDLNLDWMTLEDFQKHLNGEDEILSAPPLSPSELRDAVKSGDYMSVKLALNSKEDYNLDQEAYTVEQKSLSGKEKSLNEEEDILNEEKKTLCDEEKRLSDEEKPLCAAGNPRSLGNPHRKRNPHRERNSLCKDEIPLCEENHLHKEEKHSLHNKEKTSCGGDNTSCDVEKTLCDMERALCDIKKGAEESSLSGDEIHENSSGDEVERQRLDSNVPSGSDPLPSNAESSCEDEYEQYPPKTAQAKKTCRKIFAPRKGTRSSLRSSTKMTVSACSTIDGDDKGKLDKKYFCLYCNEPHHNIARHLERMHAEEAAVGHAISFPKLSKIRSLLLDQLRNKGNDQHNLEILQCGDEVVTKKIPSYSGASVRDYLPCQHCVAFFNKIDLWKHESSCNARKGQDETRGGKRVRIQAASSQLAPLPVYSTGGCEEIIHNMNQDDISCHIKNDPLICKYGNALSAKHGHAKSQFTYIGSKMRELARFVLNVNEMDCDVQYLHEVCVPSKFKLAVHAARKMSGHDPASDRYKTPSLALKIGYSLKRATEIAFGESRMTENREAEEQAKRFIELLENDWNNCFSGLSLSAVPQCDEVDVSSLTEDLIKLQKFLKVAEDTAKKELLENPTNTVWKKLNETLLAEIALFNRKRTGEVAKMLLETYTNRKKSPASADIFNNLSRLEQELGDDKLTRLEIEGKNGRKMPVLLTERMISSLEILIANRDKVGVSKDNPYVFARSLDAASYIRGFDCLRKCAHECDAKNPESLIHATVRKEVAIHCQILNLNESELDQVAKLLGHDTQVHKEYYRLSENAAHLAEISKLLLAMDQVPVVIPGPSEERVVSPTYGTSSAGTYPAGTDTGRIYPTETCPTGSSYPTETYSAKSYTVEAQPSRSYHAGTYPEKSYPSGLQSVMSYSAGTDSARAYPTVTHPAGTYPAGSYVAGTYTAETHDARSYPASAYTSGTNPVRSYPEGTYAAGNHFVGTQLARSYPDGTYPAQTLPAQTLPAHTVITPTLHAQTLPTQTLPVGAVPEGTGKVGTVWKRRPWSDAAKAAVKRQLGHFISMMEVPGKRDCEVCLHNEPAVRDRTWRDIKNYVHNTVKSIKRKKGLTRVDPTQQTKKGAAKKEKETEAKSAKERVGGTMIVSAQERLEAGPVAIPRKQRIWGDEAQAAVRRQLGDFTKLMKIPGKKECDACIAAEPVLQGRTWKDVKNYVHNTLMTMCRRHISGKQNMDSEKPIPVTQKPGMQQSPVVHQKPGVPLGHPEDCPVYLSL
- the LOC110520399 gene encoding uncharacterized protein LOC110520399 isoform X2, with the protein product MMSKRSKFTRSYKIQHLPQAYTVEQKSLSGKEKSLNEEEDILNEEKKTLCDEEKRLSDEEKPLCAAGNPRSLGNPHRKRNPHRERNSLCKDEIPLCEENHLHKEEKHSLHNKEKTSCGGDNTSCDVEKTLCDMERALCDIKKGAEESSLSGDEIHENSSGDEVERQRLDSNVPSGSDPLPSNAESSCEDEYEQYPPKTAQAKKTCRKIFAPRKGTRSSLRSSTKMTVSACSTIDGDDKGKLDKKYFCLYCNEPHHNIARHLERMHAEEAAVGHAISFPKLSKIRSLLLDQLRNKGNDQHNLEILQCGDEVVTKKIPSYSGASVRDYLPCQHCVAFFNKIDLWKHESSCNARKGQDETRGGKRVRIQAASSQLAPLPVYSTGGCEEIIHNMNQDDISCHIKNDPLICKYGNALSAKHGHAKSQFTYIGSKMRELARFVLNVNEMDCDVQYLHEVCVPSKFKLAVHAARKMSGHDPASDRYKTPSLALKIGYSLKRATEIAFGESRMTENREAEEQAKRFIELLENDWNNCFSGLSLSAVPQCDEVDVSSLTEDLIKLQKFLKVAEDTAKKELLENPTNTVWKKLNETLLAEIALFNRKRTGEVAKMLLETYTNRKKSPASADIFNNLSRLEQELGDDKLTRLEIEGKNGRKMPVLLTERMISSLEILIANRDKVGVSKDNPYVFARSLDAASYIRGFDCLRKCAHECDAKNPESLIHATVRKEVAIHCQILNLNESELDQVAKLLGHDTQVHKEYYRLSENAAHLAEISKLLLAMDQVPVVIPGPSEERVVSPTYGTSSAGTYPAGTDTGRIYPTETCPTGSSYPTETYSAKSYTVEAQPSRSYHAGTYPEKSYPSGLQSVMSYSAGTDSARAYPTVTHPAGTYPAGSYVAGTYTAETHDARSYPASAYTSGTNPVRSYPEGTYAAGNHFVGTQLARSYPDGTYPAQTLPAQTLPAHTVITPTLHAQTLPTQTLPVGAVPEGTGKVGTVWKRRPWSDAAKAAVKRQLGHFISMMEVPGKRDCEVCLHNEPAVRDRTWRDIKNYVHNTVKSIKRKKGLTRVDPTQQTKKGAAKKEKETEAKSAKERVGGTMIVSAQERLEAGPVAIPRKQRIWGDEAQAAVRRQLGDFTKLMKIPGKKECDACIAAEPVLQGRTWKDVKNYVHNTLMTMCRRHISGKQNMDSEKPIPVTQKPGMQQSPVVHQKPGVPLGHPEDCPVYLSL